A stretch of the Vigna radiata var. radiata cultivar VC1973A chromosome 7, Vradiata_ver6, whole genome shotgun sequence genome encodes the following:
- the LOC106767278 gene encoding 60S ribosomal protein L31 produces MVEKAKGRKEEVVSREYTINLHKRLHGCTFKKKAPKAIKEIRKFAQQAMGTNDVRVDVKLNKYVWSQGIRSVPRRIRVRIARKRNDDEDAKEELYSLVTVVEIPKEELKGLGTKVIDDED; encoded by the exons ATGGTGGAGAAAGCCAAGGGTAGGAAAGAGGAGGTCGTCTCTCGAGAGTACACCATCAACCTACACAAACGCTTACATGGCTG CACGTTTAAGAAGAAGGCTCCCAAAGCAATTAAGGAAATAAGGAAGTTTGCGCAGCAGGCGATGGGGACGAATGACGTGAGAGTGGATGTGAAGCTCAACAAGTATGTCTGGAGTCAGGGGATCCGGAGTGTTCCCAGGAGGATTAGGGTTCGCATTGCTCGCAAGAGGAATGATGATGAGGATGCCAAAGAAGAGTTATACTCTCTTGTTACCGTCGTCGAGATCCCCAAGGAGGAGCTTAAAGGTTTGGGTACTAAGGTTATTGATGATGAAGATTAA